In the Chryseobacterium sp. MYb264 genome, one interval contains:
- a CDS encoding RHS repeat-associated core domain-containing protein, which produces MSNPAAQSLSSFNNNGKELQETGFYDYGWRQYMPDLGRWNGIDQLAEMYLSTSTYAYVAGNPVSYADVDGRWFNSDGSIDTSGYTPRFTSSRQMRNSFLGISPNDGGGGGYSFTGNAAGSMYNYFANGGTIDGLSFNKGFAMWSTMDDAKNSMYYDGDNMLTGNSGGVTFHRAKFGSDMNNWYDTGGKANWFVSAAGSGVSSFANRFYIGTARPNAPISFFGRNYYGNGRTFIKAAPVARSIGKFSFGLDVVMDLKGMQIYEIDKTSPNAVHPSKALLNTVMGLIGTEGGTYGAIISALYFGVDAFYPGGWIGASETAAETEAYEQRMTGHPFFSNSALKF; this is translated from the coding sequence ATATCTAATCCCGCTGCGCAAAGTCTCTCGTCTTTTAACAACAACGGAAAAGAGCTTCAGGAGACGGGTTTTTATGATTACGGCTGGCGCCAGTATATGCCTGATCTGGGACGATGGAACGGGATCGATCAGCTGGCGGAAATGTACCTCTCCACCAGTACCTACGCCTATGTTGCAGGAAATCCGGTCTCGTATGCGGATGTAGACGGAAGATGGTTTAATTCTGACGGCTCTATTGACACCTCGGGATATACGCCTCGGTTTACCTCTTCAAGACAGATGCGTAACTCGTTTTTAGGAATAAGCCCGAATGATGGCGGCGGTGGCGGCTACTCCTTTACTGGAAATGCCGCGGGATCCATGTATAACTATTTTGCGAATGGAGGAACCATAGACGGTCTTTCTTTTAATAAAGGGTTTGCCATGTGGTCTACCATGGATGATGCTAAAAATAGCATGTACTATGATGGAGATAATATGTTAACAGGAAATTCTGGAGGAGTGACTTTTCATAGAGCAAAATTTGGGTCAGATATGAATAACTGGTATGATACAGGCGGCAAGGCAAATTGGTTTGTATCAGCAGCAGGCTCTGGCGTTAGTAGTTTTGCAAACAGATTTTATATTGGTACAGCCAGACCCAATGCTCCTATTAGCTTTTTTGGCAGAAATTATTATGGCAATGGCAGAACTTTTATTAAAGCGGCGCCTGTGGCAAGAAGTATTGGTAAATTCTCGTTTGGTCTTGATGTAGTAATGGATCTTAAAGGTATGCAAATTTATGAAATTGATAAAACATCACCTAATGCAGTACATCCAAGTAAAGCACTATTAAATACTGTAATGGGTCTAATAGGAACAGAAGGTGGAACTTATGGTGCAATAATTAGCGCTTTATATTTTGGAGTTGATGCTTTTTATCCAGGAGGTTGGATTGGAGCTTCAGAAACTGCAGCTGAGACTGAAGCATATGAACAGCGAATGACTGGACATCCATTTTTTAGTAATTCAGCGTTAAAATTTTAG
- a CDS encoding RHS repeat-associated core domain-containing protein, protein MRRVSKGKELQETGFYDYGLRQYMPDLGRWNGIDQLAEMYLSTSTYAYVAGNPVSYADVDGRWFNADGTIDTSGRTPYFTSGRQMHNSFLGINPGEGGGGGGYSFSGNSAGLMFNYFANGGSVDGLSFNKGYAIWSTMDDAKNSMYYDGDNMLTGNSGGMTFHRAKFGSVMNNWYDVGGKANWFVSAAGSGVGTFAERFYIGTARPNAPISFFGRNYYGNGRTFIKAAPVARAIGRFSFGIAVLMDYGALERGEISENKFYFNTAMGAYGLTPVGAIPAMLYFGVDAFYPGGWTGNAKYPGAIKDTERRQGQFDSIINANSGMPRQYVFPYGSQKF, encoded by the coding sequence CTGCGTAGAGTTTCCAAAGGGAAGGAGCTTCAGGAGACGGGTTTTTATGATTACGGCTTGCGCCAGTATATGCCTGATCTGGGACGATGGAACGGGATCGATCAGCTGGCGGAAATGTACCTCTCCACTAGTACCTACGCCTATGTTGCAGGAAATCCGGTCTCGTATGCAGATGTAGATGGCAGATGGTTTAATGCCGATGGAACCATTGATACCTCTGGAAGAACGCCTTATTTTACTTCCGGTAGGCAGATGCATAATTCATTCTTGGGGATAAACCCCGGAGAGGGCGGCGGTGGTGGCGGATATTCCTTCAGCGGAAATTCAGCCGGATTGATGTTTAATTATTTTGCCAATGGAGGAAGCGTAGATGGTCTTTCTTTTAATAAAGGATATGCCATATGGTCTACCATGGATGATGCTAAAAATAGCATGTACTATGACGGAGATAATATGTTGACTGGGAATTCTGGGGGAATGACTTTTCATAGAGCAAAATTTGGTTCGGTTATGAATAATTGGTATGATGTAGGCGGCAAGGCAAATTGGTTTGTATCAGCAGCGGGCTCCGGCGTTGGTACTTTTGCAGAAAGATTTTATATTGGTACTGCCAGACCCAATGCTCCCATTAGCTTTTTTGGCAGAAATTATTATGGTAATGGCAGAACTTTTATTAAAGCGGCGCCTGTGGCTAGAGCTATTGGTAGATTTTCTTTTGGTATAGCTGTTTTAATGGATTATGGAGCTCTTGAAAGAGGGGAAATATCTGAAAATAAATTTTATTTTAATACAGCGATGGGAGCTTATGGCTTAACCCCTGTAGGAGCTATACCAGCAATGCTGTACTTCGGTGTAGATGCTTTCTATCCAGGTGGATGGACAGGTAACGCAAAGTATCCCGGAGCAATAAAAGATACTGAAAGAAGGCAAGGACAATTTGACAGTATTATTAATGCAAATTCCGGAATGCCAAGACAGTATGTTTTTCCTTATGGATCACAAAAATTTTAA
- a CDS encoding nitroreductase family protein, with protein MDLIKNLQWRYAVKKYSDEIVSEEKIDQIIEAVNLTASSCGIQPYRLFVITNPEVRKKLGKGSFNGQIHVSSHLVVFAGFNEITPHYITDYVEMMEDQRNLEKGALNDFTTTLINHFSTQTPAQHALWASKQAYIGLGTALIAAAELKVDATPMEGFDPQLFDDVLGLSEKGLHASVIISLGYRDPENDYLAAVPKARLPIHEFSTKIN; from the coding sequence ATGGATTTAATTAAAAATTTACAATGGCGATATGCGGTTAAAAAATATTCAGATGAGATCGTGAGCGAAGAGAAAATAGACCAGATTATCGAGGCTGTGAATCTTACCGCTTCTTCCTGCGGAATACAGCCTTATCGACTGTTCGTCATCACCAATCCTGAAGTGAGAAAAAAATTAGGAAAAGGATCTTTTAACGGGCAGATCCACGTTTCTTCACATTTAGTAGTTTTTGCCGGATTCAATGAAATCACACCTCATTATATTACAGACTATGTTGAAATGATGGAAGATCAGCGTAATTTAGAAAAAGGGGCACTTAATGACTTTACAACGACTTTAATAAATCATTTCTCTACTCAAACGCCGGCACAACATGCACTCTGGGCGAGCAAACAGGCATATATAGGACTGGGTACAGCGTTGATTGCTGCGGCAGAACTTAAAGTGGATGCCACTCCTATGGAGGGATTTGATCCTCAATTATTTGACGACGTTTTGGGCTTATCAGAAAAGGGGCTTCATGCCTCAGTTATTATTTCGTTAGGTTACAGGGATCCGGAAAATGACTATCTGGCTGCAGTTCCAAAAGCCCGTTTACCCATCCATGAATTTTCGACCAAAATAAATTAA
- a CDS encoding winged helix-turn-helix transcriptional regulator, with product MEILNGKWKMSIIACLCYKPMRYSELLKEVKGISGKMLSRELKDLEINELIERHVMSTTPVAVEYSITDYGKSLKNLTNTIAEWGSIHRQRIIAGMKATN from the coding sequence ATGGAAATTTTAAATGGAAAATGGAAGATGTCTATTATAGCATGTTTGTGTTATAAGCCAATGCGGTACTCCGAACTGCTGAAAGAGGTTAAGGGGATTTCCGGTAAAATGCTCAGCCGTGAGCTGAAGGATCTGGAGATCAATGAATTGATTGAACGCCATGTCATGAGCACAACACCTGTTGCCGTGGAATATAGTATAACCGATTACGGAAAGTCGCTTAAAAATTTAACCAATACCATTGCAGAGTGGGGATCCATCCACAGGCAACGCATTATTGCCGGAATGAAGGCAACAAACTGA
- a CDS encoding M28 family peptidase: MKKIITSLFVSLSILGLNGQTLVQAYKDRANMVSQTNITTNLQEFSNLGIKTTGSPANATALIWLKNKYISYGYEASQIEEDPFTYGNTSSKNLVITKTGTLYPNQYVIICGHFDSINGPGVNDNGSGTSIILEAARIMKDVPTEYSIKFIHFSGEEQGLRGSTHYANTVAYNGNNRVLDIKLVFNLDQVGGKMGNNNNTIYCDEDMGGNSSNTAASVAATQELIACTQLYSPLLTDIDEAEDTDYMPFEAKGYTITGYFEKIRSNYPHTVNDTFANTDPTYIFNVGKASLGALQHFAVASTSVLGTKENSINKLEALKIYPNPAKDILNIEIPDSKIKDFRFEITDLSGRVILQRNNETKIDVSSLSKGAYLGILKVNNEKVVRKVLID; this comes from the coding sequence GTGAAAAAGATCATTACTTCATTATTTGTTTCTTTATCTATTTTAGGTTTAAACGGACAGACCTTAGTACAGGCCTATAAAGATCGGGCAAATATGGTTTCACAAACCAATATTACAACCAATTTACAGGAATTCAGCAATTTAGGTATAAAAACTACAGGTTCACCAGCCAACGCAACTGCCCTGATTTGGCTTAAAAACAAATATATTTCGTATGGATATGAAGCAAGCCAAATCGAAGAAGATCCATTTACTTATGGAAATACAAGTTCTAAAAATTTGGTTATTACAAAAACAGGAACGCTTTATCCTAATCAATATGTGATCATTTGCGGGCATTTCGATAGTATAAATGGTCCGGGAGTAAACGATAACGGCAGCGGCACCTCGATTATTTTAGAGGCGGCAAGAATTATGAAAGATGTGCCTACCGAATATTCTATTAAATTTATTCACTTTTCTGGCGAAGAACAAGGCTTGAGAGGCAGTACACATTACGCAAATACCGTTGCTTATAACGGAAATAATCGTGTTTTAGATATCAAATTGGTTTTCAATCTAGATCAGGTGGGTGGTAAAATGGGTAATAACAACAATACCATTTATTGTGACGAAGATATGGGCGGAAATTCTAGTAATACAGCTGCTTCGGTTGCTGCTACTCAGGAATTGATTGCTTGCACTCAATTATACTCTCCTCTTTTAACGGATATTGATGAAGCCGAAGATACCGATTATATGCCGTTTGAAGCGAAAGGTTATACGATAACAGGTTATTTTGAAAAAATCAGAAGCAACTATCCTCACACTGTAAATGATACTTTTGCCAACACAGATCCAACCTATATTTTCAATGTAGGAAAGGCTTCTTTGGGAGCTCTTCAACATTTTGCCGTGGCTTCCACATCAGTTTTAGGAACAAAAGAAAATTCTATAAATAAACTGGAAGCATTAAAAATTTATCCCAATCCCGCAAAAGATATTCTCAACATTGAAATTCCAGATTCTAAGATCAAAGATTTCCGGTTTGAAATCACTGATCTTTCAGGACGGGTAATTTTACAAAGGAATAACGAAACAAAAATTGATGTTTCATCTTTATCAAAGGGTGCTTATTTAGGCATTTTGAAGGTAAATAACGAAAAAGTGGTAAGAAAGGTTTTGATTGATTAA